The window GCGGGGACGACGTCGGGCGCCAGCTGCGAGACCCTCTCGTCGCCGTGGACCGTCACACCGGCCCCCTGCAGTGCGGCCACCACGGGCCCGACGACACGCTCGGCGGCGGCGCGGTGCACCAGCACCGTCTCGGCCGCGTTGCAGACGCTGGGACGCTGCGCCTTGGCGTTCACCACGATCGCTTCGGCCCGCTCCAGCGGCGCACTCTCGTCGAGGTAGACGTGCACCACTCCGGCGCCGGTCTCGATGACAGGCACGGTGGATTCGGTGACGACGGTCTCGATCAACTGCGCGCTGCCCCGCGGGACGAGCACGTCCACGACGCCGCGCGCGTGCATGAGCTCGGTGGCGCCCGCACGGCCGAAGGCGTCGAGCGTCTGGATCGCCTCCGGATCGATGCCCTCCTCCGCCAGCGCGCCGCGCATCGCGTCCACGAGCGCCGCGTTGCTGAGCTCGGCGGCGGTCCCCCCGCGCAGCACGACGGCGTTGCCGGAGCGCAGCGCGAGCGCAGCGATGTCGACGGTCACGTTCGGCCGCGCTTCGTAGATGGAGCCGACCACGCCGAAGGGGACGGAGATCTTCTGGAGGTTCAGCCCGTTCGCGAGCGTCTTCTCCTCCAGCAGTCGACCCACCGGGTCCGGCAGCTGCGCGACCTCGCGCACGGCCTGGGCGAGAGCGCTCACGCGAGCGACGTCGAGGCTCAGCCGGTCCAGCAGCGCATCGGAGAGGCCCTGCTCGCGCCCCCGCTCGAGGTCCTCGCC is drawn from Microbacterium binotii and contains these coding sequences:
- a CDS encoding glutamate-5-semialdehyde dehydrogenase codes for the protein MSLTTVTAGERMLLAKTASREIARLSDARKSRLLDRIAEALEAATDEIVAANGEDLERGREQGLSDALLDRLSLDVARVSALAQAVREVAQLPDPVGRLLEEKTLANGLNLQKISVPFGVVGSIYEARPNVTVDIAALALRSGNAVVLRGGTAAELSNAALVDAMRGALAEEGIDPEAIQTLDAFGRAGATELMHARGVVDVLVPRGSAQLIETVVTESTVPVIETGAGVVHVYLDESAPLERAEAIVVNAKAQRPSVCNAAETVLVHRAAAERVVGPVVAALQGAGVTVHGDERVSQLAPDVVPADEQDWQAEYLSLDIAMRVVDDLDAALEHIRRYSTHHTESIITDDEANAERFLAEVDSAVVMANASTRFTDGGEFGFGAEVGISTQKLHARGPMGLRELTSSKWVVRGSGQVRG